One Meiothermus sp. CFH 77666 genomic window carries:
- a CDS encoding SDR family oxidoreductase — translation MKLKSQTFIITGASRGIGEALALELARAGANLVIGARNQTALEFVRDEVRNLGVRCESVAGSAADSAVAEALVAQALQIGHFVGFIHNAGILNAGPLAYELIESQYDEIMDSNVKGGYQLARFAYPHLIRQPGSIAVFLGSGVAEHNIPGMGIYAIAKAAEEHLARQLAIEAPEVTCFTYRPGIVETDMQKQLREAQGGGSETLRPLFRGYKAQGRVLTPEQSARALVRILEGNPRKFHGKIATQNDG, via the coding sequence ATGAAACTCAAAAGCCAGACCTTCATCATCACCGGGGCCAGCCGGGGCATTGGCGAGGCGTTGGCCCTCGAGCTCGCCAGGGCCGGGGCCAACCTGGTAATCGGAGCCCGCAACCAGACCGCCCTCGAGTTCGTCCGCGACGAGGTGCGCAACCTGGGGGTGCGCTGCGAGTCGGTGGCCGGGAGCGCCGCCGATAGCGCCGTAGCCGAAGCCCTGGTCGCCCAGGCGTTGCAAATCGGCCACTTTGTGGGCTTCATTCACAATGCGGGCATCCTGAATGCGGGGCCGCTGGCCTACGAACTGATCGAGTCGCAGTACGACGAAATTATGGATTCAAACGTCAAGGGGGGTTATCAGCTCGCCCGCTTCGCCTATCCCCACCTGATCCGCCAGCCCGGCAGCATCGCGGTGTTTCTGGGCTCGGGTGTGGCCGAGCACAACATCCCGGGAATGGGCATCTATGCCATTGCCAAAGCTGCCGAAGAACACCTGGCCCGGCAACTGGCCATAGAGGCCCCCGAGGTCACCTGCTTCACCTACCGCCCCGGCATTGTCGAGACCGACATGCAAAAACAACTGCGCGAGGCCCAGGGCGGGGGCAGCGAGACCCTGCGCCCTCTGTTCAGGGGCTATAAGGCGCAGGGCCGGGTGCTTACCCCAGAGCAGTCGGCCCGGGCCCTGGTGCGTATCCTGGAAGGCAACCCGCGTAAGTTCCACGGCAAAATTGCCACCCAGAACGATGGTTGA
- the leuC gene encoding 3-isopropylmalate dehydratase large subunit produces MGKSLYEKVWESHAVRTLPNGQTQLFIDTHLIHEVTSPQAFGMLRDLGLKVRFPERTFATVDHIVPTHSLQEPFADPQADEMIRQLRKNVQEFGITFFDVSSGKQGIVHVIGPENGITQPGMTIACGDSHTSTHGAFGAIAFGIGTTQVRDVLATQTMAVSKLKVRRINVNGKLRPGVYAKDVILHIIKVLGVNGGIGYAYEYGGEVFDNFSMEERMTVCNMSIEGGARIGYVNPDQTTFDYLKGRPYAPKGAEWDKAVERWKALASDKDATYDDVVNIRAEDIAPTVTWGINPGQGCAITDRVPDPALYPEAERAGLEEALKHMKLKPGQPIKGVKVDVAFLGSCTNGRLSDFREAAKYLKGRKVAPGVRAIAVPGSQQVAKACEEEGIDRIFIEAGFEWRGAGCSMCLAMNPDKLIGDELCASSSNRNFKGRQGSATGRTVLMSPVMVVAAAVTGEVSDAREVFGVGELVGA; encoded by the coding sequence ATGGGAAAAAGCCTGTATGAAAAAGTCTGGGAGAGCCACGCGGTACGTACCCTGCCCAACGGGCAAACGCAGCTCTTCATCGACACCCACCTGATCCACGAGGTCACCAGCCCCCAGGCCTTCGGGATGCTGCGCGACCTCGGCCTCAAGGTGCGCTTCCCCGAGCGCACCTTCGCCACGGTAGACCACATCGTGCCCACCCACAGCCTGCAAGAGCCCTTCGCCGACCCCCAGGCCGACGAGATGATCCGTCAGCTCCGCAAGAACGTGCAGGAGTTTGGCATCACCTTTTTCGATGTGAGCTCGGGTAAGCAGGGAATTGTGCATGTGATTGGCCCGGAAAACGGCATCACCCAGCCCGGCATGACCATCGCCTGCGGCGACTCCCACACCTCCACCCACGGGGCCTTTGGGGCCATTGCCTTTGGTATCGGCACCACCCAGGTACGCGACGTGCTGGCCACCCAGACCATGGCGGTGAGCAAACTCAAGGTGCGCCGGATTAACGTGAACGGCAAGCTGCGCCCCGGCGTCTACGCCAAGGACGTGATCCTGCACATCATCAAGGTGCTGGGGGTGAACGGGGGCATCGGCTACGCCTACGAGTACGGCGGCGAGGTGTTCGATAACTTCAGCATGGAAGAGCGCATGACGGTCTGCAACATGAGCATCGAGGGGGGGGCCCGCATCGGCTACGTCAACCCCGACCAGACCACCTTCGACTACCTGAAGGGCCGCCCCTACGCCCCCAAAGGCGCTGAGTGGGACAAAGCCGTCGAGCGCTGGAAGGCGCTGGCTTCTGACAAGGACGCCACCTACGACGACGTGGTGAACATCCGCGCCGAGGACATCGCCCCTACCGTGACCTGGGGCATCAACCCCGGCCAGGGCTGCGCCATTACCGACCGCGTCCCCGACCCCGCCCTCTACCCCGAGGCCGAGCGGGCCGGCCTCGAGGAAGCCCTCAAGCACATGAAGTTAAAGCCCGGCCAGCCCATCAAGGGGGTGAAGGTGGATGTGGCCTTTTTGGGCAGTTGCACCAACGGTCGGCTCTCGGACTTCCGCGAAGCCGCCAAGTACCTCAAGGGCCGCAAGGTAGCCCCCGGCGTGCGGGCCATTGCGGTACCGGGCTCCCAGCAGGTAGCCAAAGCCTGCGAAGAGGAGGGGATTGACCGGATCTTCATCGAGGCCGGGTTTGAGTGGCGGGGTGCCGGGTGCAGCATGTGCCTGGCCATGAACCCCGACAAGCTGATAGGGGACGAACTCTGCGCCTCCTCCTCCAACCGCAACTTCAAGGGCCGCCAGGGCAGCGCCACCGGGCGCACCGTGCTGATGTCGCCGGTGATGGTGGTGGCCGCCGCCGTGACCGGTGAGGTAAGCGACGCACGGGAAGTGTTTGGGGTGGGCGAGCTGGTGGGCGCGTAG
- the miaB gene encoding tRNA (N6-isopentenyl adenosine(37)-C2)-methylthiotransferase MiaB — translation MKTNIITYGCQMNEYDTHLVKSELVSLGAEFVDTWQEADFVLVNTCAVRGKPVEKVRSLLGELRKAKENRPLLVGMMGCLAQLEEGQQMARKFEVDVLLGPGALTEIGKAIESKHKFWDLSFREELTHHLPPAPQGALSAFVSIIRGCNHHCTYCIVPTTRGPEVSRHPDLILREIEQLKAAGVVEVTLLGQNVNSYGKDQPGFPSFAELLRMVGQMGLPRIKFTTSHPVNFTDDVIAAIAETPSVCRYIHLPVQSGSNRVLRRMGREYRREWYLDRIRAIREAMPDVVLSTDLIVGFPGETEEDFQETLSLYDQVGYDSAYMFIYSPRPGTPSYKHFQDLPRELKVERLQRLIEKQKDWSYRQNQRWVGQTVEVLVRGAAKDESYVEGHTRGNHPTLLPAVQAPRPGLYQVVVKQATPHMLFGEVVGAQEPATIPLLMA, via the coding sequence ATGAAAACCAACATCATTACCTACGGCTGTCAGATGAACGAGTACGATACCCACCTCGTGAAAAGCGAGCTGGTATCGTTGGGCGCGGAATTTGTAGACACCTGGCAGGAAGCCGACTTTGTGCTGGTCAACACCTGCGCGGTGCGCGGCAAGCCTGTCGAGAAGGTGCGCTCTCTGCTGGGTGAGCTGCGCAAGGCCAAGGAAAATCGGCCCCTGTTGGTGGGCATGATGGGCTGCCTGGCCCAGCTCGAGGAGGGCCAGCAGATGGCCCGCAAGTTTGAAGTGGATGTGCTGCTGGGGCCGGGGGCGCTTACCGAGATTGGCAAGGCCATAGAGTCCAAACACAAGTTCTGGGACTTGAGCTTCCGCGAAGAACTCACCCACCACCTGCCCCCTGCGCCCCAGGGCGCCCTATCGGCGTTTGTGAGCATCATCCGCGGCTGCAACCACCACTGCACCTACTGCATTGTGCCCACCACGCGGGGCCCCGAGGTCTCCCGCCACCCTGACCTCATCCTGCGCGAGATCGAACAGCTCAAGGCCGCCGGGGTGGTGGAGGTTACCCTGCTGGGCCAGAACGTCAACTCCTACGGCAAGGATCAGCCCGGCTTCCCAAGCTTTGCCGAGCTCTTGCGGATGGTGGGCCAGATGGGCCTTCCCCGCATCAAGTTCACCACCTCCCACCCGGTCAACTTCACCGACGACGTGATTGCCGCCATCGCCGAGACCCCCTCGGTCTGCCGCTACATCCACCTGCCGGTGCAGTCGGGCTCGAACCGCGTTTTGCGCCGCATGGGCCGGGAGTACCGGCGCGAGTGGTATCTGGATCGCATCCGGGCCATCCGCGAAGCCATGCCCGATGTGGTTCTTTCTACCGACCTGATTGTGGGCTTTCCGGGCGAGACCGAGGAAGACTTCCAGGAAACCCTCTCGCTCTACGACCAGGTGGGCTACGACTCGGCCTATATGTTCATCTACTCCCCCCGCCCCGGCACGCCGAGCTACAAACACTTCCAGGATCTGCCCCGCGAGCTGAAGGTGGAGCGGCTTCAGCGGCTCATCGAAAAACAAAAGGACTGGAGCTACCGGCAGAACCAGCGCTGGGTGGGCCAGACCGTAGAGGTCTTGGTACGCGGTGCGGCCAAGGACGAGAGCTACGTGGAGGGCCACACCCGGGGCAACCACCCTACTCTGCTCCCGGCAGTCCAGGCCCCTCGTCCGGGGCTTTACCAGGTGGTGGTCAAGCAGGCCACCCCGCACATGCTGTTTGGGGAGGTGGTGGGGGCCCAGGAACCTGCTACCATTCCCCTGCTGATGGCGTGA
- a CDS encoding transposase, giving the protein QTRYRHPHWQTGGRLRGGIEVRVYRRGRKFYATSDPSLEWRGVRKLYSIRAAIEEVFRILKQACGWQGVQQRQIKTYTQHLTLGLLAYLYLQRLKVQTRSGVYVLRRRLIARKLTLDRSDLYAFLDTAA; this is encoded by the coding sequence GCAAACCCGCTATCGTCACCCCCACTGGCAGACGGGGGGCAGGCTCAGGGGAGGCATCGAGGTCAGGGTCTATCGCAGAGGTAGGAAGTTTTATGCCACGAGCGACCCCAGCCTGGAGTGGAGGGGGGTCAGGAAGCTCTACAGCATCCGTGCTGCGATTGAGGAGGTCTTTCGCATCCTCAAGCAGGCGTGTGGCTGGCAGGGGGTGCAGCAACGCCAGATCAAGACCTACACCCAGCATCTGACCTTGGGTCTGCTGGCCTACCTCTACCTGCAAAGGCTCAAAGTACAGACCCGTTCTGGTGTTTATGTACTGCGTCGCAGGCTCATTGCTCGCAAGTTGACCCTGGACAGGAGTGACCTGTATGCCTTCCTGGACACGGCTGCTTGA
- a CDS encoding Uma2 family endonuclease: MVQDRKPTSEPPRLHRFTLEQWHRMREAGILTEDERLEFVDGQVVEMSPVNRPHASCVKRLLQAFSLQLGDRVIVSVQDPLLVGTDEFYPDVVLLKPRPDFYHDKDASAEDALLVVEVADTSLATDQGLKASKYAAGGVVEYWVVDLNGARVWVYREPKNGVYTRIQALEGSAYLTPLALPSVQLTVEQVLGRTTP; the protein is encoded by the coding sequence ATGGTGCAAGACCGCAAACCCACCTCCGAGCCCCCCCGGCTGCACCGCTTCACCCTCGAGCAGTGGCACCGGATGCGGGAAGCAGGCATCCTGACGGAGGACGAGCGGCTGGAGTTTGTAGATGGTCAGGTTGTGGAAATGAGTCCGGTCAACCGCCCTCACGCCTCTTGCGTGAAACGCCTCTTGCAGGCTTTTTCACTCCAGCTTGGGGATCGCGTCATCGTCTCGGTGCAAGACCCTCTTCTGGTGGGCACAGACGAGTTCTACCCGGATGTAGTGCTGCTTAAACCCCGGCCCGACTTCTACCACGACAAAGACGCCAGCGCCGAGGATGCCCTACTGGTGGTGGAGGTGGCCGACACCAGCCTTGCAACCGACCAGGGCCTTAAGGCGTCCAAATACGCCGCAGGCGGGGTGGTGGAGTACTGGGTGGTGGATCTGAATGGCGCACGGGTCTGGGTCTATCGGGAGCCCAAAAACGGGGTCTACACCCGGATTCAAGCCCTGGAAGGCAGCGCCTACCTGACCCCGCTGGCCCTGCCTTCGGTTCAGCTGACCGTAGAGCAAGTGCTGGGAAGAACAACCCCATGA
- a CDS encoding aminoglycoside phosphotransferase family protein, whose protein sequence is MLTLVCGPGSGYPTARMLLTRLGQGREAEVYAWADGYVLKLLWPEFSQADAELEARLTQQVWLMGVPSARVEDVLEFEGRWGLVLQWIKGVPLTDYIQTDPTRLRFAAQMLGALHRQLHNKAAGHLPSQRLHLIRRIEASRLPLELRSALLSHLERLPDGTALCHGDFHPENVLVGDDGVYVVDWPGAMRGNPLADMARTTLLVLYSELPPDLPGREEIMQQRELFYQTYLEHYQTFSGLDLAELKSWMPIVAAARLRDNIPAEEPRLMQLIEEGLMQGEPSE, encoded by the coding sequence ATGCTTACCTTGGTGTGTGGCCCTGGAAGCGGGTATCCTACAGCCAGGATGCTGCTCACGCGGCTGGGACAGGGGCGCGAAGCCGAGGTATATGCCTGGGCCGACGGCTACGTGCTGAAGCTGCTCTGGCCGGAGTTTTCTCAGGCCGACGCCGAGCTAGAAGCGCGCCTGACCCAGCAGGTCTGGCTGATGGGGGTGCCCTCCGCCAGGGTAGAAGACGTACTGGAGTTTGAGGGTCGCTGGGGCCTGGTTTTGCAGTGGATCAAAGGGGTGCCGCTTACCGATTACATCCAGACCGACCCCACCCGCCTGCGCTTTGCAGCCCAGATGCTGGGGGCCCTGCACCGCCAGCTTCACAACAAAGCGGCTGGACATTTGCCGTCCCAGCGCCTGCACCTCATTCGCCGCATCGAGGCCAGCCGACTACCGCTCGAGCTGCGCTCGGCCCTGCTCAGCCATCTGGAGCGCTTGCCCGACGGAACCGCGCTGTGCCACGGCGACTTTCACCCCGAGAACGTGCTGGTAGGGGATGACGGGGTGTATGTGGTGGACTGGCCCGGCGCCATGCGCGGCAACCCCCTGGCCGATATGGCCCGCACCACCCTGCTGGTGCTGTATAGCGAACTCCCGCCCGACCTGCCGGGGCGCGAAGAAATCATGCAGCAGCGCGAGCTTTTTTACCAGACCTACCTCGAGCACTACCAGACCTTCTCGGGCCTCGACCTGGCCGAGCTAAAGTCCTGGATGCCCATTGTGGCGGCGGCCCGCCTGCGCGACAACATTCCCGCCGAGGAGCCCCGCCTGATGCAACTGATAGAAGAGGGCCTGATGCAGGGTGAACCCTCCGAATAA
- the ilvD gene encoding dihydroxy-acid dehydratase, translating to MRSDIIKQGPQQAPARAMLRAVGIGDEEFKIPWVGIVNTWTEGMPCNYHLRDLAADLKIGAKEAGFQTFEFGAPAISDGISMGTVGMRASLVSREVIADSIELIAQGYLYDGMVALVACDKTNPGSMMGVIRANVPSLVLYGGSIAPGYLNGKAQTVVSVFEAVGQYAAGKIDEKQLEAVERTAIPGAGACGGQYTANTMAMVLEVMGFSPIGYNAIPAVHPEKKPAGRRAMQILADAIKHNRTPKSFLTKKSFTNAIAAVAATGGSTNAVLHLLAVAKEAGIKLTLEEFDKISRKTPVIADMRPWGQYTAWELYEAGGIPLIIRRLIEGGLIDGDQMTVSGKTLWQETKNARETRGQKVVTKASKPFKLEGGLRVLKGSLAPDGAVLKLAGTETKVHRGPARVFDGEQSAMKAVLKKQIKPGDVVVIRYEGPKGAPGMPEMLSVTSALVGEGLGPHVALVTDGRFSGGTKGLMIGHVAPEAFVGGPIALVKEGDIISIDCDKGILNLEVSEKELAKRAKAWKPPKPHYKSGLFARYAALVSSAREGAVLQKPE from the coding sequence ATGCGAAGCGACATCATCAAACAAGGCCCCCAACAAGCCCCCGCCCGCGCCATGCTCCGCGCGGTGGGCATCGGCGATGAGGAGTTCAAGATTCCCTGGGTGGGCATCGTGAACACCTGGACCGAAGGGATGCCCTGCAACTACCACCTGCGCGACCTGGCCGCCGACCTCAAGATCGGGGCCAAGGAGGCCGGTTTTCAGACCTTCGAGTTCGGCGCTCCGGCCATCTCCGACGGCATCAGCATGGGCACAGTGGGGATGCGGGCCTCACTGGTCTCGCGCGAGGTAATCGCCGACTCCATCGAGCTGATTGCCCAGGGCTACCTTTACGACGGCATGGTGGCGCTGGTGGCCTGCGACAAGACCAACCCCGGCAGCATGATGGGGGTGATCCGGGCCAATGTGCCCAGCCTGGTGCTTTATGGCGGCTCCATTGCCCCCGGCTACCTGAACGGCAAGGCCCAGACCGTGGTGAGCGTGTTCGAGGCGGTGGGCCAGTACGCGGCGGGCAAAATTGATGAAAAGCAGCTCGAGGCCGTCGAGCGCACCGCCATCCCCGGTGCGGGGGCTTGCGGCGGGCAGTACACCGCCAACACCATGGCCATGGTGCTCGAGGTGATGGGCTTCTCCCCCATCGGTTACAATGCCATCCCTGCCGTGCACCCCGAGAAAAAGCCCGCCGGACGCCGGGCCATGCAGATACTGGCGGATGCCATCAAGCACAACCGCACCCCCAAGAGCTTCCTGACCAAGAAGAGCTTCACCAACGCCATTGCCGCCGTGGCCGCTACGGGCGGCTCCACCAACGCGGTGCTGCACCTGCTGGCGGTGGCCAAGGAAGCCGGTATCAAGCTGACCTTGGAGGAGTTCGACAAAATCTCCCGCAAAACCCCGGTGATTGCCGACATGCGCCCCTGGGGCCAGTACACCGCCTGGGAGCTCTACGAAGCGGGCGGTATTCCGCTCATTATCCGCCGCTTGATTGAAGGCGGCCTAATTGACGGCGACCAGATGACCGTGAGCGGCAAGACCCTCTGGCAAGAGACCAAAAACGCCAGGGAAACCAGGGGCCAGAAGGTGGTGACCAAAGCCAGCAAGCCCTTCAAGCTCGAGGGCGGGCTGCGGGTGCTCAAGGGCTCGCTGGCCCCGGACGGCGCGGTGCTCAAGCTGGCCGGCACCGAGACCAAAGTACACCGGGGCCCGGCCCGCGTCTTCGACGGTGAGCAGAGCGCCATGAAGGCCGTCCTCAAGAAGCAGATCAAGCCCGGCGACGTGGTGGTGATCCGCTACGAAGGCCCCAAAGGGGCCCCCGGTATGCCCGAGATGCTCTCGGTGACCTCGGCCCTGGTGGGCGAGGGGCTGGGCCCCCACGTGGCCCTGGTGACCGACGGACGCTTCAGTGGCGGCACCAAGGGCCTGATGATTGGCCACGTGGCCCCGGAAGCCTTTGTGGGCGGCCCCATTGCGCTGGTCAAGGAAGGCGACATCATCTCGATTGACTGCGATAAGGGCATTCTGAACCTGGAGGTCTCGGAAAAGGAGCTGGCCAAGCGGGCCAAAGCCTGGAAGCCCCCCAAGCCGCACTACAAAAGCGGCCTGTTCGCCCGGTACGCCGCGCTGGTGAGCAGCGCACGGGAAGGGGCGGTTTTGCAGAAGCCCGAGTAG
- the leuD gene encoding 3-isopropylmalate dehydratase small subunit: MALEPIKQVIGRAVYVPGNDIDTDRITPARYLKVVTFDGLGEALFYDERFNPDGSEKPHPLNDPRFKGASIMLVGANFGCGSSREHSPQAIYRAGFRALVGESFAEIFFGNSTALSMPCVTADKSEIAALAEAIEQDPGLQVTVDVENLEVRYADKAFKVNLPATAQKALVEGRWDPIADLLEAGDLLEQASARLPKAVLS; the protein is encoded by the coding sequence ATGGCCTTAGAACCCATCAAACAAGTCATCGGACGCGCGGTTTATGTTCCCGGTAACGACATCGACACCGACCGCATCACCCCCGCACGGTATCTGAAGGTAGTCACCTTCGACGGGCTGGGCGAGGCGCTCTTCTACGACGAGCGCTTCAATCCAGACGGCTCCGAGAAACCCCACCCCCTGAACGACCCCCGTTTCAAGGGCGCCTCGATCATGCTGGTCGGGGCCAACTTTGGCTGCGGCAGCAGCCGCGAACACTCCCCACAGGCCATCTACCGGGCCGGGTTCCGCGCCCTCGTGGGCGAGAGCTTTGCCGAAATTTTCTTTGGCAACTCCACAGCCCTTTCGATGCCGTGCGTGACGGCGGATAAATCCGAGATTGCGGCGCTGGCTGAGGCCATCGAGCAAGACCCCGGTTTGCAGGTGACGGTGGATGTGGAGAACCTCGAGGTGCGCTACGCCGACAAAGCCTTCAAGGTAAACCTGCCTGCCACGGCCCAGAAGGCCCTGGTAGAAGGGCGCTGGGATCCGATTGCCGACCTGCTCGAGGCCGGCGATTTACTCGAGCAAGCCTCGGCCCGCCTGCCCAAAGCTGTGCTGAGCTAA
- a CDS encoding FAD-dependent oxidoreductase, which yields MKTGAEVVVIGAGIAGLAAARLLHEAGKEVRVVTRELGEASRVPDALLNPVRGKRGVVAPEAEEALEALWDFYPRFGPVRRGILRPVPEADRGGWKGKLEGRRIPHQWLEEGLYLENAGWLETTPLLHRLAEGLDILYAEVERLEHNTLYLRTPEPRTLQAGLVVYAGGASGAHLVGLGGRFTPGSVLQTQEHFKQARSYGVYVAGHSLGGSYLPHRQTYTPHQTEPHEIEWLLSEAEKLLGYRPAYSSSWAGVRYRLDPHYLKEIPGGYALTGFGSAAYFYAPLYAYRLLKRIQGKS from the coding sequence GTGAAGACCGGGGCCGAAGTAGTGGTTATTGGCGCCGGCATTGCCGGGTTGGCGGCGGCGCGTCTTTTGCACGAGGCTGGAAAAGAGGTGCGGGTGGTTACCCGCGAGCTGGGCGAGGCCAGCCGGGTGCCGGATGCGCTTTTGAACCCGGTGCGGGGCAAGCGCGGTGTGGTGGCCCCTGAGGCCGAGGAAGCGCTGGAAGCCCTGTGGGACTTTTACCCCCGCTTTGGGCCGGTGCGCCGGGGCATTCTCAGGCCCGTGCCCGAGGCGGATCGGGGGGGGTGGAAGGGCAAGCTCGAGGGCCGCCGGATTCCCCATCAGTGGCTGGAAGAAGGGCTGTACCTGGAAAACGCGGGCTGGCTCGAGACCACCCCCCTGCTGCACCGCCTGGCCGAGGGCCTGGACATCCTCTACGCCGAGGTGGAAAGGCTCGAGCACAACACCCTGTATCTGCGAACCCCCGAACCCCGCACCCTGCAGGCAGGTCTGGTGGTGTACGCCGGAGGGGCCAGCGGGGCGCATCTGGTGGGCCTGGGGGGGCGGTTCACGCCGGGTTCGGTGCTTCAGACCCAGGAGCATTTCAAGCAGGCCCGTTCGTATGGCGTGTACGTGGCGGGTCACAGCCTGGGGGGTAGCTACCTGCCGCATCGGCAGACCTACACCCCGCACCAGACCGAGCCCCACGAAATCGAGTGGCTGCTATCCGAGGCCGAAAAACTGCTGGGCTACCGGCCTGCTTATAGTTCGTCCTGGGCCGGGGTGCGCTACCGGCTTGACCCGCACTACCTGAAAGAAATTCCCGGCGGCTATGCCCTCACCGGCTTTGGATCGGCGGCGTATTTTTACGCTCCGCTCTATGCCTATCGGCTCCTGAAGCGCATCCAGGGGAAATCCTGA
- a CDS encoding thymidylate synthase → MRQYHELMKYVLERGVDKPDRTGVGTRSVFGYQMRFDLSAGFPLVTTKKVHWKSVVYELLWFLRGETNIRYLRENGVTIWDEWADQDGELGPVYGKQWRSWEGANGQTIDQMAWVVEEIKRNPDSRRLVVSAWNVADLPRMALAPCHILFQFYVAQGRLSCQLYQRSADIFLGVPFNIASYSLLTLMLAQVTGLQPGEFIHTLGDAHLYQNHFEQARLQLSREPRPLPTVRLNPNVKDLFAFRFEDIVLEGYHPHPRIAAPVAV, encoded by the coding sequence ATGCGGCAGTACCACGAGCTGATGAAATACGTGCTCGAGCGCGGGGTGGACAAGCCCGACCGCACCGGGGTGGGCACCCGCTCGGTGTTTGGCTACCAGATGCGCTTCGACCTGTCGGCGGGCTTCCCGCTGGTCACCACCAAAAAAGTTCACTGGAAGAGCGTGGTGTACGAGCTTTTGTGGTTCTTGCGGGGCGAGACCAACATCCGCTATTTGCGCGAAAACGGGGTGACCATCTGGGACGAGTGGGCTGACCAGGACGGCGAGCTGGGGCCGGTGTACGGCAAGCAGTGGCGGAGCTGGGAAGGGGCGAACGGCCAGACCATAGACCAGATGGCCTGGGTAGTGGAGGAGATCAAGCGCAACCCCGACTCACGCCGGCTGGTGGTGAGCGCCTGGAACGTAGCCGACCTGCCCCGCATGGCTCTGGCCCCCTGCCATATTCTGTTTCAGTTCTATGTGGCCCAGGGGCGGCTCTCCTGCCAGCTCTACCAGCGCAGCGCCGACATCTTCCTGGGGGTGCCCTTCAACATCGCCTCGTACTCGCTGCTCACGCTGATGCTGGCCCAGGTTACGGGCCTGCAGCCGGGCGAGTTCATCCACACCCTGGGCGACGCGCACCTCTACCAGAACCACTTTGAGCAGGCCCGCCTGCAGCTTTCCCGCGAGCCCCGGCCTTTGCCCACGGTGCGGCTCAACCCGAACGTGAAGGATTTGTTCGCCTTTAGGTTTGAGGATATCGTGCTGGAGGGCTACCACCCGCACCCGCGCATTGCGGCCCCGGTGGCGGTCTGA
- the leuB gene encoding 3-isopropylmalate dehydrogenase, translated as MPKIALLPGDGIGPEVTYAAVDVLKAADQAFGLGLEFEAFPFGGNAIDAHGEPFPEVTRQGCLAADAILLGAIGGPKWDNVPRHLRAETGLLALRKAHGLFANLRPAKVLPGLEHLSPLKPEIARGVDVLVIRELTGGIYFGEPRGMSEAEGWNTERYSKPEVERIARVAFEAARKRRGQVCSVDKANVLEVGEFWRKTVDEVHQSYPDVALEHQYVDAMAMHLVTRPSRFDVVVTGNIFGDILSDLASVLPGSLGLLPSASLGEQTPLFEPVHGSAPDIAGKGIANPTAAILSAAMLLTHALNRPDVAKRVEDAVTAALSTNPTPDLGGKASTQEFTRQVVESFHKVLA; from the coding sequence ATGCCCAAGATTGCCCTGCTTCCCGGAGACGGCATCGGCCCCGAAGTGACCTATGCTGCGGTAGATGTGCTCAAGGCTGCCGACCAGGCTTTTGGTCTGGGCCTCGAGTTTGAAGCCTTCCCCTTTGGCGGCAATGCCATAGACGCTCATGGCGAGCCCTTCCCCGAGGTGACCCGCCAGGGCTGTCTGGCCGCCGACGCCATCCTGCTGGGGGCCATCGGCGGCCCCAAGTGGGACAACGTGCCCCGCCACCTGCGGGCCGAGACCGGCCTGCTGGCCCTGCGCAAGGCCCACGGCCTCTTTGCCAACCTGCGCCCCGCCAAAGTGCTGCCGGGCCTCGAGCACCTCTCCCCCCTCAAGCCCGAAATTGCCCGGGGCGTGGACGTGCTGGTCATCCGCGAGCTAACCGGCGGCATCTACTTTGGTGAGCCCCGTGGCATGAGCGAGGCCGAGGGCTGGAACACCGAGCGCTACAGCAAGCCCGAGGTGGAGCGCATCGCCCGGGTGGCCTTCGAGGCGGCCCGCAAACGGCGGGGCCAGGTGTGCAGTGTGGACAAGGCCAACGTACTCGAGGTCGGCGAGTTCTGGCGCAAGACCGTGGACGAGGTGCACCAAAGCTACCCCGATGTGGCCCTGGAGCACCAGTACGTGGACGCCATGGCCATGCACCTGGTCACCCGGCCCAGCCGCTTCGATGTGGTAGTAACCGGCAACATCTTTGGCGACATTCTGTCCGACCTGGCCAGCGTGCTGCCGGGTTCGCTGGGCCTGCTGCCCTCGGCCAGCCTGGGCGAGCAAACGCCTCTATTTGAACCCGTCCACGGCTCGGCCCCGGACATCGCCGGCAAGGGCATCGCCAACCCCACCGCGGCCATCCTTTCGGCGGCCATGCTGCTGACCCATGCCCTGAACCGCCCGGACGTCGCCAAACGGGTGGAAGATGCCGTAACCGCAGCCCTCTCGACCAACCCCACCCCCGACCTGGGGGGCAAGGCCAGCACCCAGGAGTTCACGCGGCAGGTGGTGGAAAGCTTCCACAAGGTGCTGGCCTGA